The following are encoded together in the Nocardioides sp. Arc9.136 genome:
- a CDS encoding AraC family transcriptional regulator translates to MEDDAHSVQVVEPAARDWEFPRAAAGTAHLVGYAAARGVGADVVLAGTGLRAADLAVPGREVTAAQELLVVRTLQRLLPGSGGHVGATYRASSFGVLGYALLASRTVREAMEVTLRFIDLSYAFALPRAELSGDRVRLVVDGSGLPGDVRAFLVARDTTAIHVVADSLVPGGLGATRTLGTDLGVLDLAASELDRPLPRDTSTAGAQLAEDMCRDVVARRRERTGVARDVQVLVTQRLPEGAPMAAVAGGLGLSERSLRRRLADAGVGYRALVEEVRESLARSLLESRATLPVADVARRLGYADAAAFTHAFTRWTGVPPAAYARGERLR, encoded by the coding sequence ATGGAGGACGACGCGCACTCCGTGCAGGTCGTCGAGCCGGCCGCGCGGGACTGGGAGTTCCCACGGGCCGCGGCGGGGACCGCCCACCTCGTGGGGTACGCCGCGGCGCGCGGCGTGGGCGCGGACGTGGTGCTGGCCGGCACCGGCCTGCGGGCGGCCGACCTGGCGGTGCCGGGCCGCGAGGTGACCGCCGCGCAGGAGCTGCTGGTCGTGCGGACGCTGCAGCGGCTGCTGCCCGGGTCGGGCGGCCACGTCGGGGCGACGTACCGGGCCTCGTCGTTCGGCGTCCTGGGCTACGCGCTGCTCGCCAGCCGGACGGTCCGCGAGGCCATGGAGGTGACGCTGCGCTTCATCGACCTCTCCTACGCCTTCGCGCTGCCGCGCGCGGAGCTGTCCGGCGACCGCGTGCGGCTGGTCGTGGACGGCAGCGGCCTGCCCGGTGACGTGCGGGCCTTCCTGGTCGCCCGGGACACCACGGCGATCCACGTCGTCGCGGACTCGCTGGTGCCCGGCGGGCTGGGGGCCACGCGGACCCTCGGGACCGACCTGGGGGTGCTCGACCTGGCCGCCTCCGAGCTCGACCGGCCGCTGCCGCGCGACACCTCGACGGCCGGCGCGCAGCTCGCCGAGGACATGTGCCGCGACGTCGTCGCCCGCCGCCGCGAGCGCACCGGGGTGGCGCGCGACGTGCAGGTGCTGGTCACCCAGCGGCTGCCCGAGGGGGCGCCGATGGCGGCGGTCGCCGGCGGCCTCGGCCTGAGCGAGCGCAGCCTCCGGCGCCGGCTCGCCGACGCCGGGGTCGGCTACCGGGCCCTCGTCGAGGAGGTCCGGGAGTCGCTGGCGCGCTCGCTGCTGGAGTCGCGCGCGACGCTGCCGGTGGCCGACGTGGCGCGCCGGCTGGGGTACGCCGACGCGGCGGCGTTCACCCACGCGTTCACGCGGTGGACGGGCGTGCCGCCGGCGGCGTACGCCCGGGGCGAGCGGCTCAGGTGA
- a CDS encoding NAD(P)/FAD-dependent oxidoreductase: MADQQGPRVVIIGAGFGGLGAARALREQGITDITVLERADDVGGVWRDNTYPGAACDVPSPLYSWSWAQNPHWSRRYGTQPEILEYLRSAARDEGLLDLVRTGQEVTSAAYDEATAAWRVETAAGETYEAEVLVSAVGQLSNPALPKVPGHFEGPAFHSAQWRHDVDLDGKRVAVVGTGASAVQFVPGIVDRVGSMTVFQRSAPYVLPKPDQEYQAHHHRLFERFPAALRAERRAVFWLTERFNGALAGDSPGTRPLMAAIKATWRAHLRARVKDPALRRRLVPDYPLGCKRVLFSNQWYPALAREHVEVVPEEVTGLEATGVRTADGRLHEADVLIWGTGFAATEFLAPMKVTGRGGRDLHEHWSDGARAHLGITVPGFPNLFCIYGPNTNLGGSSIIAMMEGQAGYVARVVRRLADRGLRTVEPTAVAADAYDREMQSRLATSAWAGCNSWYVDGPRITTNWPGLVAEYQARTAEVDWDELQLA, encoded by the coding sequence ATGGCAGACCAGCAGGGACCCCGCGTGGTGATCATCGGCGCCGGCTTCGGCGGCCTGGGCGCGGCCCGCGCGCTGCGCGAGCAGGGCATCACCGACATCACGGTGCTGGAGCGCGCCGACGACGTGGGCGGGGTGTGGCGGGACAACACCTACCCGGGTGCCGCCTGCGACGTGCCGTCGCCGCTCTACTCGTGGTCGTGGGCGCAGAACCCCCACTGGAGCCGCCGCTACGGGACCCAGCCCGAGATCCTGGAGTACCTCCGCTCCGCCGCCCGGGACGAGGGCCTGCTCGACCTGGTCCGGACCGGCCAGGAGGTCACCTCCGCGGCGTACGACGAGGCGACCGCGGCCTGGCGCGTCGAGACCGCCGCGGGCGAGACCTACGAGGCCGAGGTGCTGGTCTCGGCGGTCGGACAGCTCTCCAACCCCGCGCTGCCGAAGGTGCCCGGCCACTTCGAGGGCCCGGCCTTCCACTCCGCCCAGTGGCGCCACGACGTCGACCTGGACGGCAAGCGGGTCGCCGTCGTGGGGACCGGCGCGAGCGCCGTCCAGTTCGTGCCCGGCATCGTCGACCGCGTCGGGTCGATGACGGTCTTCCAGCGCTCGGCCCCCTACGTCCTGCCCAAGCCCGACCAGGAGTACCAGGCGCACCACCACCGTCTCTTCGAGCGGTTCCCGGCGGCCCTGCGCGCCGAGCGGCGGGCGGTCTTCTGGCTGACCGAGCGCTTCAACGGCGCCCTGGCCGGCGACTCACCCGGGACCAGGCCGCTGATGGCGGCGATCAAGGCGACGTGGAGGGCGCACCTGCGGGCCCGGGTCAAGGACCCCGCCCTGCGCCGCCGGCTCGTCCCGGACTACCCGCTGGGCTGCAAGCGGGTGCTCTTCAGCAACCAGTGGTACCCCGCACTGGCCCGCGAGCACGTCGAGGTCGTGCCCGAGGAGGTCACCGGCCTCGAGGCGACCGGCGTCCGGACCGCCGACGGTCGCCTCCACGAGGCCGACGTGCTCATCTGGGGCACCGGCTTCGCCGCGACGGAGTTCCTGGCGCCGATGAAGGTGACCGGCCGGGGCGGCCGGGACCTGCACGAGCACTGGTCCGACGGCGCCCGCGCCCACCTGGGGATCACGGTGCCCGGCTTCCCGAACCTGTTCTGCATCTACGGACCCAACACCAACCTGGGCGGCAGCTCGATCATCGCCATGATGGAGGGCCAGGCCGGCTACGTCGCCCGGGTCGTCCGGCGCCTCGCGGACCGCGGGCTGCGGACCGTCGAGCCGACCGCCGTCGCCGCCGACGCCTACGACCGGGAGATGCAGTCGCGACTGGCGACCAGCGCCTGGGCCGGGTGCAACAGCTGGTACGTCGACGGGCCGCGCATCACGACGAACTGGCCGGGCCTGGTCGCGGAGTACCAGGCCCGGACCGCCGAGGTCGACTGGGACGAGCTGCAGCTCGCCTGA
- a CDS encoding Dps family protein: MTELLHPDRTHVAKPAFTASEQLASHLQQLSVDLIELHLQGKQAHWNVVGLNFRDLHLQLDEVVDAAREYSDQVAERMRALYVVPDGRSATVAAQTSLPPFPNGEVNTAECVDLVTTAIYAVTGTARRIHDDVDAEDPTSADILHVIIERLEQLAWMIDAENRVANRSLPRSLHR, from the coding sequence ATGACCGAACTCCTGCACCCCGACCGGACCCACGTCGCCAAGCCGGCCTTCACCGCCTCCGAGCAGCTCGCCTCGCACCTGCAGCAGCTCAGCGTCGACCTGATCGAGCTGCACCTGCAGGGCAAGCAGGCCCACTGGAACGTCGTCGGCCTGAACTTCCGCGACCTCCACCTGCAGCTCGACGAGGTCGTCGACGCCGCCCGGGAGTACTCCGACCAGGTCGCCGAGCGGATGCGCGCGCTGTACGTCGTCCCCGACGGCCGCTCCGCGACGGTCGCCGCGCAGACCTCGCTGCCGCCGTTCCCGAACGGCGAGGTGAACACCGCCGAGTGCGTCGACCTGGTCACGACCGCGATCTACGCCGTCACCGGCACCGCGCGGCGCATCCACGACGACGTCGACGCCGAGGACCCGACCTCCGCCGACATCCTCCACGTCATCATCGAGCGCCTCGAGCAGCTCGCCTGGATGATCGACGCCGAGAACCGGGTCGCCAACCGCAGCCTGCCGCGCTCGCTGCACCGCTGA
- a CDS encoding acyl-CoA synthetase, with the protein MSPQQFNLSTVFRTVAEAVPDQEVLVWRDRRLTYRELDGRVDGLAHHLRAAGLGCRTERAGLAGHESGQDHVALYLRNGNEYLEGMLASYRARATAVNVNYRYVEEELAYLLADSAATALVYHAEFAPRVAAVRERLPQLRVLVQVADGSGNELLPGAVDYEHAVRTPEPPDGMPEPSPDDLFVLYTGGTTGMPKGVLWRQDDIYVTSMGGTPFGTTEPHASYDAIAETARAAGGGMTLLMALPFMHGAAQWSTFHTITGGGRIVLPHHVDHLDAADVLSTAIREGAVSIPVVGDAVVRPLIDEIERGDYDLSGLAAINNGSAPLTPAVRDRFLELAPHMVVMDAAGSSETGLQMSSMSLRGMAADAATFAPVPATTVVDDLLTRVLQPGEGGGWLAQRGRVPLGYLGDAAKTARTFPVIDGERFSIPGDRADLLEDGRIRLLGRDGVTINSGGEKIFVEEVERALAHHPAVRDVVVVGRPSERWGSEPVAVVQLADGATATDEELLAECAKHVARYKVPRAVVRVGLVERSPSGKADYRWAKARATAEPAPA; encoded by the coding sequence ATGAGCCCGCAGCAGTTCAACCTCTCGACGGTGTTCCGGACCGTGGCCGAGGCCGTGCCCGACCAGGAGGTGCTGGTCTGGCGGGACCGGCGGCTCACCTACCGCGAGCTCGACGGCCGGGTGGACGGCCTGGCCCACCACCTGCGCGCCGCGGGCCTCGGCTGCCGCACCGAGCGCGCCGGCCTCGCCGGGCACGAGTCGGGCCAGGACCACGTGGCGCTCTACCTGCGCAACGGCAACGAGTACCTCGAGGGCATGCTCGCCAGCTACCGCGCCCGCGCGACGGCGGTCAACGTCAACTACCGCTACGTCGAGGAGGAGCTGGCCTACCTCCTGGCCGACTCCGCCGCGACCGCGCTGGTCTACCACGCGGAGTTCGCCCCGCGGGTCGCCGCCGTCCGCGAGCGGCTGCCGCAGCTGCGGGTCCTCGTGCAGGTCGCCGACGGGTCCGGGAACGAGCTGCTGCCCGGCGCGGTCGACTACGAGCATGCGGTCCGCACGCCGGAGCCGCCCGACGGGATGCCCGAGCCGTCGCCCGACGACCTGTTCGTGCTCTACACCGGCGGCACGACGGGGATGCCCAAGGGCGTGCTCTGGCGCCAGGACGACATCTACGTCACCTCCATGGGCGGCACGCCGTTCGGCACCACCGAGCCGCACGCGTCGTACGACGCGATCGCGGAGACGGCCCGCGCCGCCGGCGGCGGGATGACGCTGCTGATGGCCCTCCCGTTCATGCACGGCGCCGCCCAGTGGTCGACGTTCCACACCATCACCGGCGGCGGCAGGATCGTGCTGCCCCACCACGTGGACCACCTCGACGCCGCCGACGTGCTCAGCACCGCGATCCGGGAGGGGGCGGTCAGCATCCCGGTGGTCGGCGACGCCGTCGTGCGCCCGCTGATCGACGAGATCGAGCGGGGCGACTACGACCTCTCCGGGCTGGCGGCGATCAACAACGGCAGCGCCCCGCTGACGCCGGCGGTGCGCGACCGGTTCCTCGAGCTCGCCCCACACATGGTGGTCATGGACGCGGCCGGGTCCTCCGAGACCGGCCTGCAGATGAGCTCGATGTCGCTGAGGGGGATGGCGGCCGACGCCGCCACGTTCGCGCCGGTGCCGGCGACGACGGTGGTCGACGACCTGCTGACGCGGGTGCTGCAGCCCGGGGAGGGAGGTGGCTGGCTGGCGCAGCGCGGCCGGGTTCCGCTCGGCTACCTGGGCGACGCCGCCAAGACGGCGCGCACCTTCCCGGTCATCGACGGCGAGCGGTTCTCGATCCCCGGCGACCGCGCGGACCTGCTCGAGGACGGCCGGATCCGGCTGCTCGGCCGGGACGGGGTCACGATCAACTCCGGCGGCGAGAAGATCTTCGTCGAGGAGGTGGAGCGCGCGCTGGCCCACCACCCCGCGGTGCGCGACGTCGTCGTGGTGGGTCGGCCCTCCGAGCGGTGGGGGAGCGAGCCGGTCGCGGTCGTCCAGCTCGCCGACGGGGCCACCGCCACCGACGAGGAGCTGCTCGCGGAGTGCGCGAAGCACGTCGCGCGCTACAAGGTGCCGCGGGCCGTGGTCCGGGTCGGGCTGGTGGAGCGCTCCCCGTCGGGCAAGGCGGACTACCGCTGGGCCAAGGCGCGGGCGACGGCGGAGCCCGCCCCCGCCTGA
- a CDS encoding histidine phosphatase family protein has product MVGQVPARRLVLLRHGRTAWNAARRVQGQLDVEIDELGHQQAAAAAVVLAAMRPAALWSSDSARARQTAAYVAKETGLDPTYDARLREYFLGERQGLTHEEYAALAPEEFAAFRTGDFDVVPGGERARAVADRVRAAVGDLLAAIGPGELGVAVSHGAAIRDAVPALLGWPVEERAALHGLTNCGWVELDQAEPGAPMRLVAYNRTATDTRISSSERV; this is encoded by the coding sequence GTGGTCGGGCAGGTCCCGGCCCGCCGGCTGGTGCTGCTGCGGCACGGCCGGACGGCCTGGAACGCGGCGCGCCGGGTGCAGGGCCAGCTCGACGTCGAGATCGACGAGCTCGGCCACCAGCAGGCGGCCGCGGCCGCGGTGGTCCTCGCCGCGATGCGTCCGGCCGCCCTGTGGTCCTCCGACAGCGCGCGGGCGCGCCAGACCGCGGCGTACGTCGCGAAGGAGACCGGGCTCGACCCGACGTACGACGCACGCCTGCGGGAGTACTTCCTCGGCGAGCGGCAGGGCCTGACCCACGAGGAGTACGCCGCGCTGGCGCCCGAGGAGTTCGCCGCCTTCCGGACCGGTGACTTCGACGTGGTCCCCGGCGGGGAGCGCGCCCGTGCGGTCGCCGACCGCGTCCGGGCCGCGGTCGGCGACCTGCTGGCCGCGATCGGCCCCGGCGAGCTCGGGGTGGCCGTCTCCCACGGCGCTGCCATCCGCGACGCCGTCCCGGCTCTCCTCGGGTGGCCCGTGGAGGAGCGGGCCGCGCTGCACGGGCTCACCAACTGCGGGTGGGTCGAGCTCGACCAGGCCGAGCCGGGGGCGCCGATGCGGCTCGTGGCCTACAACCGGACCGCCACCGACACCCGGATTTCGTCTTCGGAACGCGTATGA
- the rsfS gene encoding ribosome silencing factor produces MTATDHALELVHAAARAASDKLAQQIIAFDVSEQLAITDAFVLASATNDRQVKAIVDEVEDKLREIGAKPIRREGERDGRWVLIDYGEIVVHVQHEEERQFYALERLWRDCPSIQLPADVVSHER; encoded by the coding sequence ATGACCGCCACCGACCACGCCCTCGAGCTCGTCCACGCCGCCGCCCGCGCGGCCAGCGACAAGCTCGCCCAGCAGATCATCGCCTTCGACGTCAGCGAGCAGCTGGCGATCACCGACGCCTTCGTCCTCGCCTCGGCGACCAACGACCGCCAGGTCAAGGCCATCGTCGACGAGGTCGAGGACAAGCTCCGCGAGATCGGCGCCAAGCCGATCCGCCGGGAGGGCGAGCGCGACGGCCGCTGGGTCCTCATCGACTACGGCGAGATCGTCGTCCACGTCCAGCACGAGGAGGAGCGCCAGTTCTACGCCCTCGAGCGGCTGTGGCGCGACTGCCCGAGCATCCAGCTGCCCGCGGACGTCGTCTCGCACGAGCGCTGA
- the nadD gene encoding nicotinate-nucleotide adenylyltransferase encodes MTERRRRVGVMGGTFDPIHHGHLVAAAEVQSWFDLDEVVFVPAGDPWQKSDRGVSPAEHRYLMTVVATASNPRFTVSRVDVDRTGPTYTIDTLRDLRAAMPEADLYFITGADALADIFTWRDAEELFSLAQFVGCTRPGYTMDEATLSSIPADRVTMVEIPALAISSTDCRARTRRGEPVWYLVPDGVVQYIAKHDLYPPDAPVADPPDPTLGDS; translated from the coding sequence GTGACCGAGCGCCGGCGCCGCGTCGGCGTGATGGGCGGGACCTTCGACCCCATCCACCACGGCCACCTCGTGGCGGCGGCGGAGGTGCAGTCGTGGTTCGACCTCGACGAGGTCGTCTTCGTCCCCGCCGGCGACCCCTGGCAGAAGTCCGACCGGGGCGTCTCGCCGGCCGAGCACCGCTACCTGATGACCGTCGTCGCGACGGCGTCCAACCCGCGGTTCACGGTCTCCCGGGTCGACGTCGACCGCACGGGGCCGACGTACACGATCGACACCCTGCGCGACCTGCGGGCGGCGATGCCGGAGGCCGACCTCTACTTCATCACCGGCGCGGACGCGCTGGCCGACATCTTCACCTGGCGCGACGCCGAGGAGCTGTTCTCGCTCGCGCAGTTCGTCGGCTGCACCCGGCCCGGCTACACGATGGACGAGGCGACGTTGTCCTCGATCCCGGCCGACCGGGTCACCATGGTGGAGATCCCCGCCCTGGCGATCAGCTCGACCGACTGCCGCGCGCGGACCCGCCGCGGCGAACCCGTCTGGTACCTCGTGCCCGACGGCGTCGTGCAGTACATCGCCAAGCACGACCTCTACCCACCGGACGCCCCGGTGGCCGACCCGCCGGACCCCACCCTCGGAGACTCATGA
- a CDS encoding glutamate-5-semialdehyde dehydrogenase, whose protein sequence is MSTGTTEQDVVDLAIRAREASRALALATRAEKDAALLAMAAALGTHAEPLLAANAEDVARAEEGGTPPNVVDRLRLTDERLAGMAQGLRDVAGLPDPVGEVVRGGTLANGLELRQLRVPFGVVAMIYEARPNVTADAAGICLKSGNAVLLRGSSSAAASNAAIVEVLRGAAAATGLPADVVQLVPSDSRATVQALMRARGHVDVLIPRGGAGLIRSVVEGSTVPVIETGVGNCHVYVDRAADLDRALAIVLNAKTHRTSVCNAAESLLVHADVAEAFLPRVVAALREGGVTVHGDEEFAAHDGVVPATEEDFATEYLSLDISAAVVPDLDAALAHVRRFSSGHSDAIVTEDQRAARRFVAEVDSAAVLVNASTRFTDGGEFGFGAEIGISTQKLHARGPMGLPEMTTTKYVVTGDGHVR, encoded by the coding sequence ATGAGCACCGGCACCACCGAGCAGGACGTCGTCGACCTCGCCATCCGCGCACGCGAGGCCTCGCGGGCGCTCGCGCTGGCCACCCGGGCCGAGAAGGACGCCGCGCTGCTGGCGATGGCCGCCGCCCTCGGGACCCACGCCGAGCCGCTCCTCGCCGCCAACGCCGAGGACGTCGCGCGCGCCGAGGAGGGCGGCACGCCGCCGAACGTCGTCGACCGGCTGCGGCTGACCGACGAGCGGCTCGCCGGGATGGCCCAGGGGCTGCGCGACGTGGCTGGGCTCCCCGACCCGGTGGGCGAGGTCGTCCGGGGCGGCACGCTCGCCAACGGCCTGGAGCTGCGCCAGCTGCGGGTGCCGTTCGGCGTGGTCGCGATGATCTACGAGGCGCGACCCAACGTGACCGCGGACGCGGCCGGGATCTGCCTGAAGTCGGGCAACGCGGTGCTGCTGCGCGGGTCCTCCAGCGCCGCGGCGAGCAACGCGGCGATCGTCGAGGTGCTGCGCGGGGCGGCCGCGGCCACGGGGCTCCCGGCCGACGTGGTGCAGCTGGTGCCGAGCGACTCCCGCGCGACCGTCCAGGCGCTGATGCGCGCCCGAGGGCACGTCGACGTGCTGATCCCGCGCGGCGGTGCCGGCCTCATCCGGTCGGTGGTGGAGGGGTCCACGGTGCCGGTGATCGAGACCGGCGTCGGCAACTGCCACGTGTACGTCGACCGCGCCGCCGACCTGGACCGCGCGCTCGCCATCGTGCTGAACGCCAAGACCCACCGCACGAGCGTGTGCAACGCCGCGGAGTCGCTCCTCGTCCACGCCGACGTGGCCGAGGCGTTCCTGCCCCGGGTCGTCGCCGCGCTCCGCGAGGGCGGGGTGACCGTCCACGGCGACGAGGAGTTCGCGGCGCACGACGGCGTCGTGCCGGCGACCGAGGAGGACTTCGCCACCGAGTACCTCTCCCTCGACATCTCCGCGGCCGTCGTGCCCGACCTCGACGCGGCCCTCGCGCACGTCCGGCGCTTCTCCAGCGGCCACTCCGACGCGATCGTCACCGAGGACCAGCGGGCGGCCCGCCGGTTCGTCGCCGAGGTGGACTCCGCGGCGGTGCTGGTCAACGCCTCGACGCGGTTCACCGACGGCGGGGAGTTCGGGTTCGGGGCCGAGATCGGCATCAGCACCCAGAAGCTCCACGCCCGTGGCCCGATGGGCCTGCCCGAGATGACGACGACCAAGTACGTCGTGACGGGGGACGGGCACGTCCGCTGA
- a CDS encoding electron transfer flavoprotein subunit alpha/FixB family protein: MSEVLVVVDHVDGAIRKPTFELLTLARRLGEASAVFFGSSDKGAEVAAKLGQLGAEKVYVVDDAEIKGYLVAPKAEALAQLVEKTSPAAVLFVSGYEGKEVAARLAIKTGSGIITDAVDIEEGGVVTQAAFAGNYTVKGKVTKGVPLITVKPNSAPVEEVGAAGTVEEFAATISDSAKKAQIVAQQPRKASGRPELTEAAIVVSGGRGTGGNFEPIEGLADALGAAVGASRAAVDSGWMPHTFQVGQTGKVVSPQLYVANGISGAIQHRAGMQTSKTIVAVNKDEEAPIFELVDFGVVGDLHSVLPAATEEINKRKG, from the coding sequence ATGTCTGAAGTCCTGGTCGTCGTCGACCACGTCGACGGCGCGATCCGCAAGCCGACCTTCGAGCTGCTCACCCTGGCCCGCCGCCTGGGCGAGGCCTCGGCGGTCTTCTTCGGCTCCTCCGACAAGGGTGCCGAGGTCGCGGCGAAGCTCGGCCAGCTCGGCGCCGAGAAGGTCTACGTCGTCGACGACGCCGAGATCAAGGGCTACCTGGTGGCCCCCAAGGCCGAGGCCCTGGCCCAGCTGGTGGAGAAGACCTCGCCGGCCGCGGTGCTGTTCGTCTCCGGCTACGAGGGCAAGGAGGTCGCCGCCCGCCTGGCGATCAAGACGGGCTCGGGGATCATCACCGACGCCGTCGACATCGAGGAGGGCGGCGTCGTCACGCAGGCCGCCTTCGCGGGCAACTACACCGTGAAGGGCAAGGTCACCAAGGGTGTCCCGCTCATCACGGTCAAGCCCAACTCCGCCCCGGTGGAGGAGGTCGGCGCCGCCGGCACCGTCGAGGAGTTCGCCGCGACGATCTCCGACTCGGCCAAGAAGGCGCAGATCGTGGCCCAGCAGCCGCGCAAGGCGTCGGGTCGCCCCGAGCTGACCGAGGCCGCGATCGTGGTCTCGGGCGGTCGTGGCACCGGCGGCAACTTCGAGCCGATCGAGGGCCTCGCCGACGCGCTCGGCGCGGCCGTGGGCGCCTCGCGCGCCGCGGTCGACTCCGGCTGGATGCCGCACACCTTCCAGGTCGGCCAGACCGGCAAGGTCGTCTCGCCGCAGCTCTACGTCGCCAACGGCATCTCGGGTGCGATCCAGCACCGCGCCGGCATGCAGACCTCCAAGACGATCGTGGCGGTCAACAAGGACGAGGAGGCCCCGATCTTCGAGCTCGTCGACTTCGGTGTCGTGGGTGACCTGCACTCGGTCCTCCCCGCAGCCACCGAGGAGATCAACAAGCGCAAGGGCTGA
- a CDS encoding electron transfer flavoprotein subunit beta/FixA family protein, translating to MKYVPDSTADRQFESDNTVDRVGVDGLLSELDEYAVEQALQLKEKNEGATVTALCVGPEKAVDAVRKALQMGADQGILVTDEAIAGSDYVATSLVLAKAIEKAGAENKVDLVMCGMASTDASGSVVPAMLAERLDLPQVTFASVVETQGDQVRIKRDSDTATEVIGATMPLVMSVTDQTGEARYPSFKGIMAAKKKPLETWSLSDIGVDAGEVGLSVAWTEVTDTTARPPRTAGEIVKDEDGSGANALTEFLVSKKFI from the coding sequence GTGAAGTACGTGCCCGACTCCACTGCCGATCGGCAGTTCGAGTCGGACAACACCGTGGACCGAGTCGGCGTCGACGGGCTCCTGTCGGAGCTCGACGAGTACGCCGTTGAGCAGGCGCTCCAGCTGAAGGAGAAGAACGAGGGCGCCACCGTGACCGCGCTGTGCGTGGGTCCGGAGAAGGCCGTCGACGCTGTCCGGAAGGCGCTGCAGATGGGCGCCGACCAGGGCATCCTCGTCACCGACGAGGCGATCGCGGGCTCCGACTACGTCGCGACGTCGCTGGTGCTGGCCAAGGCCATCGAGAAGGCGGGCGCCGAGAACAAGGTGGACCTCGTCATGTGCGGCATGGCCTCGACCGACGCCTCCGGCTCGGTCGTGCCGGCGATGCTCGCCGAGCGCCTCGACCTGCCCCAGGTCACCTTCGCCTCCGTCGTGGAGACGCAGGGCGACCAGGTGCGGATCAAGCGTGACTCCGACACCGCCACCGAGGTCATCGGCGCCACCATGCCGCTGGTCATGTCGGTGACCGACCAGACCGGCGAGGCGCGCTACCCGTCGTTCAAGGGGATCATGGCGGCGAAGAAGAAGCCGCTGGAGACCTGGTCGCTCAGCGACATCGGCGTCGACGCCGGCGAGGTCGGCCTGTCGGTGGCGTGGACCGAGGTCACCGACACCACGGCCCGTCCGCCGCGCACCGCCGGCGAGATCGTCAAGGACGAGGACGGCTCCGGCGCCAACGCGCTGACCGAGTTCCTCGTGTCGAAGAAGTTCATCTGA